In Rhodothermus bifroesti, a single genomic region encodes these proteins:
- the aroF gene encoding 3-deoxy-7-phosphoheptulonate synthase, whose protein sequence is MVVVMQPGATEAQIQAVIERLNGYGFDVHRSTGVNQTVLGAIGVKPDFDVRHIKVMDGVAEVYRVTEPYKFASRTWKKEDTKIEVNGVTIGGPEVVVMAGPCSVESEAQIQATAAHVAAQGATFLRGGAFKPRTSPYAFQGLGEVGLKLLREAADQHGLRVITEVMEVSQIELIYPYTDVFQVGARNMQNFALLKELGKVDKPVFLKRGPAATIEEWLMSAEYVIVHGNPQVILCERGIRTFETQTRNTLDLSAIPVVKQKSHLPIVADPSHGTGLRDKVLPMARAAVAAGADGIMVEVHPDPPAAKSDGPQSLYFEQFTELMRQIRLIAAAIGRTVREPISETV, encoded by the coding sequence ATGGTTGTCGTCATGCAGCCTGGGGCCACGGAGGCCCAGATTCAGGCCGTTATTGAACGGCTCAACGGCTATGGGTTTGACGTGCATCGCTCGACAGGAGTCAATCAAACTGTTTTAGGCGCCATTGGGGTCAAGCCGGACTTCGACGTGCGGCACATTAAGGTTATGGATGGGGTGGCGGAAGTCTATCGCGTCACAGAGCCCTATAAGTTTGCCAGCCGGACTTGGAAAAAAGAAGATACCAAGATCGAGGTCAACGGAGTTACTATCGGTGGACCGGAGGTGGTGGTGATGGCCGGTCCCTGTTCGGTGGAAAGCGAAGCGCAGATTCAGGCTACGGCTGCCCATGTAGCAGCCCAAGGGGCTACGTTCTTGCGTGGCGGGGCATTTAAGCCGCGCACCTCGCCTTATGCCTTTCAGGGACTGGGTGAGGTGGGACTAAAACTGTTGCGTGAGGCTGCCGATCAGCACGGGTTGCGCGTGATCACTGAGGTGATGGAAGTCAGCCAAATCGAGCTGATTTATCCTTATACCGACGTGTTTCAAGTAGGCGCGCGCAATATGCAAAACTTTGCACTGCTTAAAGAACTCGGCAAGGTCGATAAGCCGGTTTTTCTGAAACGTGGTCCAGCAGCCACGATCGAAGAATGGCTGATGAGCGCCGAGTACGTGATTGTCCATGGCAACCCACAGGTCATTTTGTGCGAGCGGGGCATCCGTACCTTTGAAACGCAAACGCGTAACACGCTGGACCTGTCGGCCATTCCGGTGGTTAAGCAAAAAAGCCACCTGCCTATTGTGGCTGACCCCAGCCACGGCACAGGGTTGCGCGACAAAGTGCTTCCTATGGCCCGAGCGGCTGTTGCAGCTGGTGCAGATGGTATCATGGTGGAAGTGCACCCCGACCCACCTGCAGCCAAAAGCGATGGCCCCCAGTCACTCTATTTTGAACAGTTTACAGAGCTGATGCGACAGATTCGGCTGATTGCGGCAGCCATCGGGCGCACGGTACGTGAACCGATTTCGGAAACTGTCTGA
- the thiI gene encoding tRNA uracil 4-sulfurtransferase ThiI, with amino-acid sequence MTNAVPTRLLIRPAPELTLKSNRTRRRFQQLLVRNLKDALRSQQIPFRLQDFWSFFLVETTAPAQTIEALRHVPGIGPILPIELTTRADLDEIVQHGAATFAEKVRGRRFAVRARRRGTHAFRSRDVEVALGAALLPFAERVDLTQPEVTVHVEVQEDIAYFYTDAIRGLGGLPIGSQDQALVLISGGFDSAVAAWLMLRRGVAVDYLFCNLGGKAYERAVLQVAKVLADSWSFGTQPRFFSVDFGPVVDAMRQQVRPAYWQVVLKRLMYQAGALLAPRCGALALVTGESIGQVSSQTLKNLRAIESSCPLPVLRPLLTYDKEEIIRLARELGTATLSERVREYCALTPDRPVTAARPETVDAEMAKLDPSVLETAVAAAEVYDLRSLSASELVTPYLFIETIPEGAEVIDCQSEALYAHWHYPGARHMDPWLLLQQFRQLDPNRLYVLYCARGLQSAYVAEVMQREGYEAYSFKGGVSALQAYARARGIDVSAF; translated from the coding sequence ATGACAAACGCTGTCCCTACCCGCTTGTTAATCCGACCGGCCCCAGAGTTGACGCTCAAATCAAACCGCACGCGGCGTCGATTTCAGCAATTGCTGGTGCGCAACCTCAAAGATGCACTGCGCAGCCAGCAGATCCCCTTTCGATTGCAGGACTTTTGGAGCTTTTTTTTGGTTGAAACAACAGCGCCGGCGCAAACCATTGAAGCGCTGCGCCACGTGCCAGGCATCGGGCCCATCCTTCCTATAGAGCTTACCACCCGGGCCGACCTAGACGAGATCGTACAACACGGCGCAGCCACTTTTGCAGAAAAGGTGCGTGGGCGACGTTTTGCGGTAAGAGCTCGGCGGCGCGGCACCCATGCCTTCCGCTCTCGGGATGTAGAAGTGGCCTTAGGGGCGGCATTGCTTCCTTTTGCTGAACGTGTAGACCTAACGCAGCCCGAGGTTACCGTCCACGTTGAGGTTCAGGAGGACATAGCGTACTTTTACACCGATGCTATTCGTGGTCTAGGTGGACTTCCCATCGGCAGTCAGGACCAGGCGCTGGTGCTCATTTCGGGAGGATTTGATTCAGCCGTGGCTGCTTGGCTGATGCTGCGGCGAGGCGTGGCTGTCGACTACCTGTTTTGCAACTTAGGGGGCAAAGCCTACGAGCGGGCCGTACTTCAGGTGGCCAAAGTGCTGGCCGACAGCTGGAGTTTTGGCACGCAGCCCCGGTTTTTTTCGGTCGATTTTGGACCAGTGGTCGACGCCATGCGGCAGCAGGTTCGCCCAGCTTACTGGCAGGTCGTGCTCAAGCGGCTTATGTATCAAGCCGGCGCACTTCTGGCACCAAGGTGTGGTGCCCTGGCGCTGGTCACGGGTGAATCTATCGGACAGGTTTCCTCGCAAACGCTCAAGAATCTCAGGGCTATTGAATCCTCCTGCCCGCTTCCAGTATTGCGGCCATTGCTGACCTACGACAAAGAGGAGATCATCCGCTTGGCACGCGAGCTGGGGACCGCTACGCTTTCGGAGCGCGTACGCGAGTATTGCGCGCTGACGCCTGATCGCCCCGTAACTGCTGCGCGTCCGGAGACAGTGGATGCTGAAATGGCCAAGCTGGACCCTTCGGTGCTAGAAACGGCTGTGGCTGCAGCTGAGGTATACGATCTGCGTTCGCTTTCCGCCTCAGAACTGGTCACGCCCTACCTGTTTATTGAAACCATACCCGAGGGAGCTGAAGTGATCGATTGCCAAAGCGAGGCGCTTTATGCGCACTGGCACTATCCAGGCGCCCGCCACATGGATCCATGGCTTCTTTTGCAGCAATTCCGACAGCTGGATCCCAACCGCCTCTACGTGCTCTATTGCGCGCGCGGCCTTCAATCGGCCTATGTGGCCGAAGTTATGCAGCGCGAAGGCTACGAAGCCTACTCCTTCAAGGGGGGTGTTTCCGCGCTTCAGGCCTATGCTCGCGCGCGAGGGATCGACGTTTCGGCGTTTTAA
- the lptB gene encoding LPS export ABC transporter ATP-binding protein — MNNIPDAVELRAENLSKRYRKRYVVQDVSLRVRQGEIVGLLGPNGAGKTTTFYMIVGMVRPNAGKIFLGDRDITHLPMYQRARLGLGYLAQEASIFRQLTVEENLHAVLEFQPLKPAERQARVEQLLNEFGLVRVRHQKGYMLSGGERRRTEIARALAIQPRFLLLDEPFAGIDPIAVEELMALVAELRARGIGVLITDHNVHETLAITDRAYLLYEGRIFQHGTAEALAADPEVRRRYLGEKFTLERYR, encoded by the coding sequence ATGAACAACATCCCCGACGCTGTAGAACTGCGCGCAGAAAACCTCTCTAAACGCTACCGTAAGCGCTATGTGGTGCAGGACGTCAGCTTGCGGGTGCGCCAAGGAGAAATCGTAGGGCTGCTCGGTCCTAATGGAGCGGGGAAAACGACCACCTTCTACATGATTGTGGGTATGGTGCGGCCCAATGCAGGCAAAATCTTTTTGGGCGACCGCGATATCACGCACCTACCCATGTATCAACGGGCTCGCCTAGGATTAGGATACCTAGCCCAAGAAGCTTCCATCTTTCGGCAGCTTACCGTAGAAGAAAACCTCCATGCTGTGCTCGAATTTCAGCCCCTAAAGCCCGCTGAGCGGCAGGCGCGTGTAGAGCAGCTTTTAAACGAGTTTGGCTTAGTGCGCGTGCGGCACCAAAAAGGCTACATGCTTTCGGGCGGTGAGCGGCGACGTACCGAAATTGCCCGTGCCTTGGCTATTCAGCCGCGTTTTCTGCTCCTAGACGAACCATTTGCAGGGATAGACCCGATCGCTGTGGAAGAGCTCATGGCCTTGGTCGCCGAGCTGCGCGCACGGGGTATTGGAGTGCTCATCACCGATCACAACGTGCACGAAACCCTGGCCATTACCGACCGGGCTTATCTGCTCTACGAAGGACGCATTTTCCAACATGGCACGGCCGAAGCGCTAGCTGCCGATCCTGAGGTGCGTCGCCGCTACCTAGGTGAAAAATTCACGCTCGAACGCTATCGATAA
- a CDS encoding OstA-like protein → MRFRICLRVLGVLGLLMGWRLHAQPADTSRRPVWLQADSLIGGVDAAGRRFRSLVGNVSLQQGETRLWAQRAIQWPDLERIRFVGNVRIVERGDSLAADTIDYDSRQKIGRALGNVRLWDGSVTVEAPLGWYYTQEKRASFEAGVRLADSAAVLTSQRGTYWSSEKKAEFYGQVRLQGQRRYLEADTVIYFRDTEVALAKGHVFIIQQDTLDEGTLRRTLLFGRQAFNNEQTGYSRLEGHPLLILLRQDSAQAPIDTLLVRATQLHLSREDSLRRLVAHGSVQLWQRRLAARADSLRYEQVLHEGRLVREVVQLFGQPIVWFEHTQITGDTLRLSGDGHARDTLWVAPNPFVVQQDTVLQRLQQLRGRRLVGYLEQDSLRQLVVGPNAEAIYFLRDRNDSLRGAVRISGDEITLWFERESVRRVRVQGGVQGTQYSPDQIPEPFRLEGFRWHPELRPSPADLLEENWIQHRLQAEPTRLLTGPLALPAVDPRRL, encoded by the coding sequence ATGCGCTTTCGGATTTGCTTACGTGTACTAGGAGTGCTGGGACTCCTCATGGGGTGGAGGCTTCATGCGCAGCCAGCCGATACCAGCCGTCGGCCTGTATGGCTTCAAGCTGATTCCTTGATCGGAGGAGTGGATGCAGCCGGACGCCGCTTTCGATCACTTGTAGGAAATGTTTCCCTCCAGCAAGGCGAAACGCGCCTCTGGGCCCAGCGGGCCATCCAGTGGCCAGATCTTGAGCGCATTCGCTTCGTGGGAAACGTCCGCATCGTGGAGCGTGGCGACTCCCTAGCCGCAGATACCATCGACTACGATAGTCGCCAAAAAATTGGTCGCGCCCTTGGCAACGTGCGCCTTTGGGACGGTAGCGTGACCGTCGAAGCTCCGCTTGGATGGTACTATACCCAGGAAAAACGGGCTAGTTTTGAAGCAGGGGTACGCCTAGCCGACAGCGCGGCTGTTTTGACGAGCCAACGGGGCACCTACTGGTCTAGCGAAAAAAAAGCGGAATTTTATGGCCAAGTGCGCCTTCAGGGCCAAAGACGTTATCTCGAAGCCGATACGGTAATCTACTTCCGCGACACGGAAGTGGCATTGGCAAAGGGCCACGTCTTCATCATCCAGCAGGACACCCTGGATGAAGGCACGCTGAGGCGCACGTTGCTTTTTGGCAGGCAGGCTTTTAACAACGAGCAAACCGGTTATAGCCGTTTAGAAGGGCATCCCCTGTTGATCCTGCTGCGACAAGATTCTGCCCAAGCCCCAATTGATACGCTTTTGGTACGGGCAACGCAGCTCCATTTGAGCCGAGAAGATTCGCTGCGTCGCCTTGTGGCGCATGGCAGCGTGCAGCTTTGGCAACGCCGGTTGGCTGCCCGTGCGGATTCTCTGCGCTACGAACAGGTGCTCCATGAAGGTCGCCTCGTGCGCGAAGTAGTGCAGCTTTTTGGTCAACCGATCGTCTGGTTTGAGCATACCCAAATTACCGGAGATACCCTGCGCCTAAGCGGCGATGGCCACGCACGCGACACGCTGTGGGTTGCGCCCAACCCCTTTGTGGTGCAACAAGACACCGTCCTACAGCGGTTGCAGCAGCTTCGAGGAAGGCGGCTTGTAGGATACCTCGAACAGGATTCCCTCCGCCAGCTGGTTGTTGGACCTAACGCTGAGGCGATCTACTTTCTGCGCGACCGCAACGACTCGCTTCGAGGCGCTGTACGCATCTCCGGGGACGAAATCACGCTCTGGTTTGAACGCGAAAGCGTGCGCCGCGTACGCGTACAAGGCGGCGTGCAGGGCACGCAATATAGCCCTGACCAGATTCCGGAGCCTTTTAGGCTAGAGGGCTTCCGATGGCATCCGGAACTTCGGCCCAGTCCAGCTGATTTGCTCGAAGAAAACTGGATCCAGCATCGGCTGCAAGCAGAACCAACGCGCTTGCTAACCGGTCCTTTGGCACTGCCGGCTGTTGATCCCCGACGCTTATGA
- the lptC gene encoding LPS export ABC transporter periplasmic protein LptC, which translates to MRYVVLFLSGLSLFGITCARPPSPEVIAAVAAEQAAAQESQQVDYRLSVDGQPRLQLKAERMLRYEAGDSVRIVLEGTPVQGWLFTPEGDTSAQLQAQRVIYSEATRRFEAEGRVEVTTVKGTRLWTDRLQWLEAQQRLIAPGFVRLVSPTEQVEGFALEADEQLESYRLQRVSGRVLVETASSS; encoded by the coding sequence ATGAGATATGTAGTGCTGTTTTTGAGTGGACTCAGTTTGTTTGGAATCACCTGCGCGCGCCCGCCGTCTCCCGAGGTGATTGCAGCTGTGGCTGCTGAACAGGCCGCAGCGCAGGAAAGCCAGCAGGTAGACTATCGCTTATCCGTGGATGGGCAGCCCCGTTTGCAACTGAAGGCCGAGCGGATGCTGCGCTACGAAGCAGGCGACAGTGTGCGTATTGTACTCGAAGGCACGCCCGTTCAGGGATGGCTGTTTACCCCCGAGGGAGATACCAGCGCTCAATTGCAAGCACAACGTGTGATTTACAGCGAGGCTACCCGCAGGTTTGAGGCTGAGGGTAGGGTAGAGGTAACAACTGTGAAAGGCACGCGGCTGTGGACCGATCGGCTGCAATGGTTGGAAGCGCAGCAACGGCTTATAGCTCCAGGCTTTGTGCGCTTGGTATCGCCTACCGAACAGGTGGAAGGTTTTGCACTGGAAGCCGACGAACAGCTTGAGTCTTATCGCCTGCAACGCGTCAGCGGCCGCGTCCTTGTCGAAACCGCGTCTTCTTCCTAA
- a CDS encoding phenylalanine--tRNA ligase beta subunit-related protein translates to MIEIVHQIPRSDALLGIVRAENLQASVLPEAFEAALAALLAARQQPLAPEDEARRQAVRDLLRNGSYKPTGRAKPASEYLLRAVQENAFPRINAPVDVANFISLREMLPVSLWDLDRAATSQFRFRLGRKGETYVFNSAAQTIDLHDLMVGCRVDAKTACDEPIVNPVKDSLMTKTHAGTTRVAACIYAPASVVSAAQLQEICREFAGWLQYCGSSVQTAWTVLTPGQQAVI, encoded by the coding sequence ATGATAGAAATTGTGCACCAAATTCCCCGCAGCGACGCATTGCTGGGGATTGTACGTGCTGAAAATCTCCAAGCGAGCGTGTTGCCAGAAGCTTTTGAAGCTGCCTTGGCTGCACTCTTGGCTGCCCGTCAGCAGCCGCTTGCTCCAGAAGACGAAGCGCGCCGACAGGCAGTACGCGACCTGTTACGCAACGGCTCTTATAAGCCTACCGGACGCGCCAAGCCTGCCAGTGAATACCTGCTTCGAGCAGTGCAGGAAAACGCCTTTCCGCGCATTAACGCACCGGTGGATGTGGCTAACTTTATCAGCTTACGCGAAATGCTGCCAGTATCGCTTTGGGACCTTGATCGTGCTGCAACGTCGCAGTTTCGCTTTCGCCTAGGACGCAAAGGCGAAACGTATGTTTTCAATAGTGCAGCACAGACAATCGATTTGCACGACCTGATGGTGGGATGCCGCGTGGATGCCAAGACCGCATGCGACGAGCCTATTGTCAATCCCGTCAAAGACAGTCTGATGACCAAAACGCATGCGGGTACAACGCGTGTGGCGGCTTGCATCTACGCGCCTGCTTCGGTCGTTTCTGCAGCACAGTTGCAGGAAATCTGCCGTGAATTTGCCGGTTGGCTTCAGTATTGCGGATCGTCAGTACAAACGGCCTGGACTGTTCTTACGCCAGGCCAGCAGGCGGTAATATGA
- a CDS encoding STAS domain-containing protein has translation MMTNPSVMSFAVEPLNAETVVLHVGKALDFRNAAEFKSLCQEYVQQGVRNFILDFSETGILDSTGLGAIFSLYRQISPRNGQVVFAAVSRPVQVVVQLTRTYKVFRQFPTVDAAKEALQE, from the coding sequence ATGATGACCAACCCGTCAGTCATGAGTTTTGCAGTTGAACCCCTGAACGCCGAAACTGTCGTCCTGCACGTTGGCAAAGCCCTGGATTTTCGAAACGCGGCAGAGTTTAAGAGCCTATGCCAAGAGTACGTCCAGCAGGGCGTACGCAATTTTATTTTAGACTTTTCGGAAACAGGCATTCTGGACTCTACAGGCCTAGGGGCCATTTTTTCCCTTTACCGGCAGATTTCCCCACGTAACGGCCAGGTGGTCTTTGCCGCCGTGTCGCGGCCTGTTCAGGTAGTGGTTCAGCTTACGCGAACGTACAAAGTTTTCCGGCAGTTTCCCACGGTCGACGCGGCTAAAGAAGCCCTCCAGGAATGA
- a CDS encoding ATP-binding protein has product MQEVQYRFENLEEVIDRIHALFEADAAGLPLPADTDLRYRIRLVIHEWLANLVQHARFAQPPTIQLTLRSNGRKVECFIDDNSEGFDLNGRLKSHPSLTEAFPERGMGLHFMRACTQELTYIRLKDGRHRLAFKVSTDEDPWLDIPF; this is encoded by the coding sequence ATGCAAGAAGTGCAGTACCGCTTTGAAAACCTGGAAGAGGTCATCGACCGGATACATGCCCTTTTTGAGGCAGATGCTGCAGGGCTCCCGTTGCCAGCAGACACGGACCTGCGCTATCGCATCCGGCTTGTCATTCACGAATGGCTGGCCAACCTGGTGCAGCACGCCCGGTTTGCTCAGCCCCCTACGATTCAACTGACGCTCCGCAGTAACGGCCGTAAAGTAGAGTGCTTTATTGACGATAACTCGGAGGGATTTGATCTTAACGGACGGCTGAAATCTCACCCTTCGCTCACGGAAGCTTTTCCAGAGCGCGGAATGGGTTTGCACTTTATGCGTGCCTGCACGCAAGAGCTGACCTACATACGCTTGAAAGACGGACGCCACCGGCTGGCTTTTAAGGTTTCAACTGATGAAGATCCATGGCTCGATATTCCATTTTAG
- a CDS encoding PP2C family protein-serine/threonine phosphatase: MARYSILVVEDEHTLRRLLEYRLGKHYRVRSAPDGEEALQLVQEEIPDLIISDIMMPKMDGFALQQALQARKETRTIPFIFLTAKADEQSRLRGMRMGVDDYITKPFDIDQLMARIERLLERTKYFQTQLDARIGQDFSQKLMPKRLPTVSGYRLYFHNSPREYGGGDFFDWTQHPSGAFYLAIGDVMGKGLQAKFYAFSFLSYIRGTLYATLQTVESPAELLKRVNHVLMQDNVMEETFASLLIARWDPARHQITYANAGHCRPILVKDAQTAEVVEYSDLILGLDAQATFQDITLTIPSGGGLLLYTDGLVEQRNAQGEMFGEKGLVELTPHLIGSEDPVETLLSSVLSCCQVDTFADDILFFWMERLA, translated from the coding sequence ATGGCTCGATATTCCATTTTAGTGGTTGAGGATGAGCATACGCTGCGACGGCTTCTGGAGTACCGTCTAGGCAAGCACTATCGGGTGCGCTCTGCCCCTGATGGCGAAGAAGCGCTACAACTCGTCCAAGAAGAAATCCCGGATCTGATCATCTCCGATATCATGATGCCCAAAATGGACGGGTTTGCTTTGCAGCAGGCCCTGCAAGCCCGAAAGGAAACCCGTACCATTCCGTTCATCTTTCTAACCGCCAAAGCCGACGAACAAAGCCGCTTACGCGGCATGCGTATGGGTGTCGACGACTACATCACCAAACCTTTCGATATCGACCAGCTTATGGCGCGCATTGAGCGCCTACTTGAGCGTACCAAGTACTTTCAAACGCAACTCGACGCCCGCATTGGCCAGGACTTTTCCCAAAAACTCATGCCCAAGCGTTTGCCAACCGTTTCGGGCTATCGTCTCTATTTCCACAACAGCCCTCGGGAGTATGGCGGTGGTGACTTTTTCGACTGGACGCAACACCCCAGTGGCGCTTTTTACTTGGCCATTGGTGACGTTATGGGCAAAGGACTCCAGGCCAAGTTTTATGCCTTTAGCTTCTTAAGCTACATTCGAGGCACGCTCTATGCCACGTTGCAAACCGTTGAGTCGCCGGCAGAGCTGCTCAAGCGGGTCAACCACGTGCTCATGCAAGACAACGTCATGGAGGAAACGTTTGCCTCGCTCTTGATTGCCCGCTGGGATCCTGCACGCCACCAAATCACATATGCCAATGCAGGCCACTGCCGTCCCATCCTGGTAAAGGATGCACAAACAGCAGAAGTGGTCGAATACAGCGACCTGATTCTAGGGCTAGATGCGCAGGCGACGTTCCAAGACATCACGTTGACCATTCCGAGCGGTGGTGGATTGCTCCTCTACACGGATGGCCTTGTTGAGCAGCGAAACGCGCAAGGGGAAATGTTTGGTGAAAAAGGCCTCGTTGAGCTTACCCCGCACCTTATTGGCTCCGAAGATCCGGTCGAAACGCTACTCTCGAGCGTTTTAAGTTGCTGTCAGGTCGACACGTTTGCGGATGATATCCTCTTTTTCTGGATGGAACGGTTGGCCTAA